In Emys orbicularis isolate rEmyOrb1 chromosome 12, rEmyOrb1.hap1, whole genome shotgun sequence, one genomic interval encodes:
- the LOC135886132 gene encoding ribonuclease-like, with protein MAMAMRRPHLRLLLPLILLAAYLALASGTPWTRLKNRFRKHHVDFPQSPADFPNSYCEMMMLERGIYGTFINTFIHAPMRSIKRVCSVGGIHISTGLRKSIFHFSVTTCRYSPQIDSYIEENYSRHIVIGCWNRLPVLYVE; from the coding sequence ATGGCCATGGCCATGAGAAGACCCCACCTACGGCTACTGCTGCCCCTCATCCTGCTGGCCGCCTACCTGGCTCTGGCTAGTGGGACACCATGGACCCGTCTGAAAAACAGATTCAGAAAGCACCATGTGGATTTCCCACAAAGCCCAGCTGACTTCCCCAACAGCTACTGCGAGATGATGATGTTGGAACGGGGTATATATGGGACATTTATCAATACCTTCATCCATGCACCCATGCGGTCTATCAAGCGTGTCTGCTCTGTGGGCGGAATACACATCTCAACTGGCCTACGCAAGAGCATTTTTCACTTCAGTGTCACCACCTGCAGATATAGCCCGCAGATTGACTCTTACATTGAGGAAAACTATTCCCGGCACATTGTCATCGGCTGCTGGAATCGGCTCCCTGTGCTCTATGTGGAGTAG